The Thermus tengchongensis genome includes the window GTCGTCCTTCCACAAGGCAACAGCCTCCTTCAGGGTGAGGCCCACCTCCCCCAGGAGGACCAGGAGGACCTTCAGGAGGGGACGCCAGTGGGCGGGGGCGTACTCCTCGGCCCGCCGCCAGAGGGCCTGCCACTCCCCGTCGGAGAGGGGAGAGGGCTCGTGGAAGACGGGGGCCATCTGCGGGGGATACTCCACCTGGGGGGGCAGGGGATGCCCGGCCCAGTCCAGGAAGGGCCAGAGGTGGCGGAGGGCCCTGCGGGCCCGCTCCACGGTGGGCCAGGCCAAAGGCCCCTTGGGCCCGCCGGGGAAGCCCCGGTCCTTGGCCTCCAGGAGGAAGGCCCGGAGGTCCCCGGCCTCCAGCTTCGGCCACCTCCGCCCCCGAAGGGCCAGCCAGCGGACGAACCGCCCCACCGCCTCGGGCACCGCCCGGTCGGGCCGCTTGCGGTGCCGGACCAGGTAGGCCCACACCGCCTCTTCCAGAACCTTCTCGTCCCACCGCTCCAGGGCCTCACCCACGATCCGCTTCCGCTCCTCGGGGTAGTCCCAGGGCTCGAGGGGGAGTCCCATTTCCTCTAACATCCTCTCTTCCACTTTACCGCCCCCACCCCCCACCGCCAAGGGGAGCATGGCCGATCCGTTTCCTTTTCCTCTTCTCCGTTCTTTTCTCCTCTTCCCTCCCCACGCTACTCCCCGTGCCGCACGCCTCACGAATAAGAGGAAAGGCGCTTTTCCCTGCCCTTGGTGGGGGTTGCTGGGGTGGGGGTAGCAAAAAGGGAAGGGAGGAAGAAAAGGGGTTTAGGGCACCACAAGCACCACACCCCGGGCTGGGGCCAGGGCCTCCGCCTCCCCCGGGGCTCCCAGGGGTCCAGGAGGCCGTTGCCGTCCCCGTCCAGGAAGGCCAGGAGGCGGTAGGGGAGGCCCGGGGCCGCTTCCAGGCGGAAAGGCCCGCCTCCAGGAGGTCCAGCCCGGGGAGGAGGGCCCCCTGCAGGTCGGGGTGGCCCCCAAGGACCCCGGTGTCGGGCACGGCCACCACCACCCCCGCTCCCGTGGC containing:
- a CDS encoding recombinase XerD; protein product: MLEEMGLPLEPWDYPEERKRIVGEALERWDEKVLEEAVWAYLVRHRKRPDRAVPEAVGRFVRWLALRGRRWPKLEAGDLRAFLLEAKDRGFPGGPKGPLAWPTVERARRALRHLWPFLDWAGHPLPPQVEYPPQMAPVFHEPSPLSDGEWQALWRRAEEYAPAHWRPLLKVLLVLLGEVGLTLKEAVALWKDDLQGKRLLVRGERLREVPLTPLAQEVLEGWLPLREYLAGHQPLPYPHLLLNPSPRKGRGRPLGLEGAKWLMKEFTLFAGYEPREGRRTDLAHRLRWRAIRGYLKAGHPREKVAYWTGMRTLMLRGWEG